The Verrucomicrobiota bacterium genome window below encodes:
- a CDS encoding RHS repeat-associated core domain-containing protein, with protein MLGRSARFAYDAQSTLTSLTDMGGLTTTIAYNTNLWPASVTYPNGQSLTFTYPMLNTTNTEWLGDAFLMNITDPSGHVHEYYYHASTEEGPIGIKDPGGNDWYFAKKTVGGDRGGDLLYFAGVNGSARTGYYANPWAEADYDAEMNLTSVAYALDVLPAVFDWTTSQTNLQVHHVYDTHHNVLRTLVYTNIPETGLVLVSAVTNAYDAHDNLLATTNSLGQTLNLGYDEADQLVAVTNALNQVTTLAYSGSGQLTNVTDALGRSNAWVYGPSGYELESIAPDGSRLGKKHDAIGRLMSVTNQNTGLVLNFTRDDLDRVTSTVFPDATSNYVQYGCCGPELIRNRIGQTTYLLHDVEGRVSQVTDPLNRITEFHYNGAQQVSELITHVGGQARVKQFEYAPTNGLTQLRQVITPLGKTTGYGYSFRGQLTRMTNGNGQVVSLDYNLLGGLATVSVGNQTVMELGYTMLGQPVYVASEYSVFQFTNDALNRATSMVCTLTNIPGFAAVQYQLDYQFDAVGNVTNRQLTGLQSFTGSLQTEYRYNPVNQLTNVIQRTNGVQAAQAGYRYAPGQGLTDKLYGNGDQVHYEYDLENRLRSLTISNGTAEVKRYGYQMDASGQILAITNGTQVSQYSYDAANQLTNEVITGVLTNAWEYDEAGNWTGSPGQLRRVYNSDNELVCTSTSTTNSVTVSGSVSPGPRSNKWYQTYAECRAVRARVSTNDGTFVLNFVPLEAGTNQLVVTVTDVSGNQSRLTNTVFKQSVEDFRHDGNGALTNWNTGVVNWQYEWDWADRLIRVSSNGVVVLQNWYDAMSRRIAKLEVGGGITNKCMYLYDGLQIIAVLNDNGQVIETFTRGVGLAGDIGTLVAVTHHAASTTTNGTFYAHNNHRGDVVTLRSDGGTVATVLELDYAPFGAIRSQTGLDLCRFKFSSKEREASVGLYYYGFRFYHPELQRWVNRDPIGENGSLNLYYFCNNNPICYVDYLGFDGTAVGNAIGGFFGKIWNLPNTAVGVLWGGIALPFGAKVSFANNSIQFTNHFMQGRYATTYGNVVCYPKGFGPSNTNRYNGLPVGWHEKQHTYQGQVLGPLYFPLHLSAITYSEILSGTYNERNWLEIGPNSNPPNPWP; from the coding sequence TTGCTGGGCCGTTCCGCCCGGTTCGCGTACGATGCCCAATCCACCCTGACCAGTCTTACGGACATGGGCGGGCTCACCACCACCATTGCCTATAATACCAATCTCTGGCCCGCGAGTGTCACCTATCCCAACGGCCAGTCCCTCACCTTCACCTACCCCATGCTCAACACCACCAACACCGAATGGCTCGGTGATGCATTTCTGATGAACATCACCGACCCTTCCGGCCATGTCCATGAGTATTATTATCACGCCAGCACGGAGGAAGGCCCCATCGGCATAAAAGATCCCGGCGGCAATGATTGGTATTTTGCCAAGAAAACCGTGGGCGGCGACCGGGGCGGCGACCTGCTCTACTTTGCCGGGGTCAATGGCTCGGCGCGTACTGGCTACTATGCCAACCCGTGGGCAGAAGCGGATTACGACGCGGAAATGAACCTGACTTCCGTGGCGTATGCGCTGGATGTCTTGCCTGCGGTCTTCGATTGGACGACCAGCCAGACCAACCTGCAAGTTCACCATGTTTACGATACCCACCATAATGTGTTGCGCACCCTGGTTTATACCAATATTCCGGAAACCGGCTTGGTGCTGGTTTCAGCGGTCACCAACGCCTACGACGCCCACGACAACCTGCTCGCCACCACCAACTCCTTGGGGCAAACGCTTAACTTGGGCTACGATGAGGCGGACCAATTGGTAGCCGTCACCAACGCGTTGAACCAGGTCACCACCCTCGCATATAGTGGCAGCGGTCAGTTGACCAACGTCACCGATGCCTTGGGGCGTTCTAATGCCTGGGTGTACGGTCCCAGCGGCTACGAACTCGAATCCATCGCCCCCGATGGCAGCCGCCTTGGCAAAAAACATGACGCCATTGGCCGGCTGATGTCCGTCACCAATCAAAACACGGGCCTGGTCTTGAACTTTACCCGTGACGATCTGGACCGCGTCACCAGCACCGTGTTCCCCGATGCCACCAGCAACTATGTCCAGTACGGCTGTTGCGGACCGGAACTGATCCGCAACCGGATTGGACAGACAACCTATCTGCTTCACGATGTCGAGGGCCGGGTATCGCAGGTCACCGATCCCCTGAACCGGATCACCGAGTTTCATTATAATGGCGCGCAGCAAGTATCCGAGTTGATCACCCACGTTGGGGGCCAGGCGCGGGTGAAGCAGTTCGAGTATGCCCCGACCAACGGGCTGACCCAATTGCGCCAGGTGATTACGCCGCTGGGCAAAACCACCGGCTACGGGTATTCATTCCGGGGCCAACTGACCCGCATGACCAATGGCAATGGCCAGGTGGTCAGTTTGGATTACAACCTGCTCGGCGGTCTTGCCACCGTCAGCGTTGGCAACCAGACGGTCATGGAACTGGGCTACACCATGCTGGGACAGCCAGTCTATGTGGCCAGTGAATACTCCGTGTTCCAGTTCACCAATGATGCCTTGAACCGGGCCACGTCCATGGTCTGCACCCTCACCAACATCCCCGGCTTTGCTGCCGTGCAGTATCAACTGGATTACCAGTTTGACGCCGTGGGGAATGTCACCAACCGCCAGCTTACCGGCTTGCAGAGCTTTACAGGCAGCCTGCAAACCGAGTACCGTTACAACCCCGTGAATCAACTGACCAATGTCATCCAGCGCACCAATGGAGTCCAGGCCGCCCAGGCCGGGTATCGGTACGCGCCGGGGCAAGGCTTGACGGACAAGCTTTATGGCAACGGGGACCAAGTGCATTACGAGTATGACTTGGAAAACCGCTTGCGGTCCTTGACTATCAGCAACGGCACTGCTGAAGTCAAAAGGTATGGCTACCAGATGGATGCTAGCGGGCAAATCCTGGCCATCACCAACGGCACCCAGGTCAGCCAGTACAGTTATGATGCTGCCAACCAGTTGACCAATGAGGTAATCACGGGCGTCCTGACGAATGCCTGGGAATATGACGAGGCGGGCAACTGGACCGGTTCGCCAGGGCAGTTGCGGCGGGTTTATAACTCGGATAACGAACTGGTCTGCACCTCCACCAGCACCACCAACTCGGTCACTGTGAGCGGTTCCGTATCGCCCGGCCCGCGCAGCAACAAATGGTATCAAACCTATGCCGAATGTCGCGCGGTGCGGGCGCGCGTGAGCACCAATGACGGCACTTTTGTGTTGAACTTTGTGCCGCTGGAAGCCGGCACCAACCAGTTGGTGGTGACGGTGACAGATGTGTCGGGGAACCAAAGCCGGTTGACCAACACAGTTTTCAAGCAAAGCGTGGAAGACTTCCGGCATGATGGCAACGGGGCCTTGACCAATTGGAACACCGGAGTAGTGAATTGGCAGTATGAATGGGATTGGGCCGACCGGCTGATAAGGGTCAGTAGCAACGGCGTGGTGGTGCTTCAAAACTGGTACGATGCCATGTCGCGGCGTATTGCCAAACTGGAAGTGGGCGGAGGCATAACGAACAAATGCATGTACTTGTATGATGGCTTGCAGATCATTGCCGTGTTGAATGATAACGGCCAGGTGATCGAGACCTTCACACGCGGGGTGGGACTGGCCGGGGATATTGGCACGCTGGTGGCGGTGACACACCATGCTGCCAGTACCACGACCAACGGTACATTTTACGCGCATAACAATCATCGCGGGGATGTTGTCACGTTGCGCAGTGATGGCGGCACGGTGGCCACGGTGCTCGAATTAGATTATGCGCCGTTCGGCGCAATCCGTTCTCAAACGGGCTTGGACCTTTGCCGCTTCAAGTTCTCTTCCAAGGAACGTGAGGCAAGTGTGGGACTTTATTATTACGGCTTCCGGTTTTATCATCCCGAGTTGCAGAGATGGGTGAATCGGGATCCGATTGGAGAAAATGGAAGTTTGAATTTGTATTATTTTTGCAACAATAATCCTATTTGTTACGTTGATTATTTGGGTTTTGATGGCACAGCAGTGGGTAATGCAATTGGTGGTTTTTTTGGGAAAATATGGAATTTGCCTAATACTGCTGTAGGTGTACTGTGGGGTGGCATTGCACTTCCTTTTGGGGCGAAAGTAAGTTTTGCAAATAACTCTATTCAGTTTACAAACCACTTTATGCAAGGTCGATACGCTACAACGTACGGTAACGTCGTCTGCTATCCTAAAGGATTTGGTCCGTCAAACACAAATAGATATAATGGGCTGCCAGTTGGGTGGCATGAAAAACAACATACTTACCAGGGTCAGGTGTTAGGTCCGTTGTATTTTCCTTTGCATTTATCTGCCATCACTTATTCCGAAATTCTCTCCGGAACCTATAACGAAAGAAATTGGCTCGAAATAGGGCCAAATTCAAACCCACCAAATCCATGGCCGTAA
- a CDS encoding tetratricopeptide repeat protein: MKTSILIVMVACTGSGWGQSARSAQPVGQHVVAPSARGYSVEAIREAGERGGMLLALGTNFTAAHNRAMGEAMELWNRHQWDDAVAAFRRLWQNHPESPWAAEAELHEACYLKYRGQFDAAEERFLSLLQRHPGAVELRRKVLHYLPDIYARTGRLEAARDVLRHLAETADNWQERQFLENYTRVYQQALLAEDANRRCGTKALALTLASQNAAGDSLRNVPLAKVYARYEWAKRPAEHPDGYSARELARLGGGQVLEVTLAELRRQARPGHPLLVYLKPPPAPRAFAVLSRPKSAKEPKRTGHFVVVERVSDNLVELLDPDDGRMRWTLGQFLYRWSGLVLSVPGQRVAGRTLSDAAAGALRGGCCGAPPPDPHPPNGPGNFGCGGAGGSGGSFGGNFGGMFGGSGPGPGCPACGGGGGRRWLNVGVGAPAYQIDPSYANLVLFDSPIWYPPAVGPALEVQLAYNRVATARMATYSNVNYYAFGPKWQFNFASYLTETPESNVWINLPGGFVQIFTPTNNTYEPFDVWNQNRLYRTNNYFVLEFHGNQERWYFQTGTDLGQRLERIEDRYGQAVTLQYGGGAAWRLTNLVDAVGRSLALAYSEAGLVTNNTVAGPFRPVRVRCPIHPDQSYGHGRAHHHHCL, from the coding sequence ATGAAAACGAGCATTTTGATTGTCATGGTTGCTTGCACGGGGAGTGGCTGGGGCCAGTCTGCCCGGTCGGCCCAGCCGGTGGGCCAGCATGTGGTGGCCCCCTCGGCACGGGGTTACAGCGTCGAGGCCATCCGCGAGGCGGGCGAGCGGGGCGGGATGCTGTTGGCGCTGGGCACCAATTTCACCGCCGCGCATAACCGTGCGATGGGCGAGGCCATGGAGCTGTGGAACCGCCACCAATGGGATGACGCGGTGGCGGCGTTTCGCCGCCTCTGGCAGAACCATCCCGAGAGCCCGTGGGCGGCGGAAGCCGAACTGCACGAAGCCTGCTATCTCAAATATCGCGGGCAGTTTGACGCGGCGGAGGAACGGTTTCTCTCGCTGTTGCAGCGGCATCCGGGCGCGGTGGAACTGCGCCGCAAAGTGCTGCATTACCTGCCGGATATTTATGCGCGCACGGGCCGTCTGGAGGCGGCGCGGGACGTGTTGCGGCATTTGGCCGAGACCGCCGACAACTGGCAGGAACGGCAGTTCCTCGAAAACTACACCCGCGTGTACCAGCAGGCGTTGCTGGCCGAGGATGCCAACCGTCGGTGCGGCACCAAAGCCCTCGCGCTCACGCTCGCCTCGCAAAACGCGGCGGGGGACTCCCTGCGCAACGTTCCCCTGGCGAAAGTGTATGCCCGGTATGAGTGGGCCAAGCGCCCGGCGGAACATCCCGACGGTTATTCCGCCAGGGAACTGGCCCGGTTGGGCGGGGGCCAGGTCCTGGAAGTGACGCTGGCGGAACTGCGCCGCCAGGCGCGCCCCGGCCACCCGTTGCTGGTGTATCTCAAACCGCCGCCCGCCCCGCGCGCCTTCGCGGTGTTGTCCCGCCCAAAGTCGGCGAAAGAGCCCAAACGAACCGGCCACTTTGTGGTGGTGGAACGGGTTTCGGACAACTTGGTGGAGCTGCTCGATCCGGATGACGGGCGGATGCGCTGGACGCTGGGTCAATTCCTGTACCGCTGGTCCGGTCTGGTGCTGTCGGTGCCGGGTCAACGGGTGGCCGGGCGGACGTTGAGTGACGCCGCAGCCGGGGCGTTGCGCGGCGGTTGCTGCGGCGCGCCGCCGCCCGATCCGCATCCCCCAAACGGTCCTGGCAATTTTGGTTGCGGCGGGGCGGGTGGTTCGGGCGGGAGTTTCGGCGGCAACTTCGGCGGCATGTTTGGTGGCAGCGGCCCCGGACCGGGCTGTCCCGCGTGCGGTGGTGGTGGCGGTCGTCGCTGGCTAAATGTTGGGGTCGGGGCTCCCGCGTATCAGATTGATCCCAGCTACGCCAACCTGGTGCTGTTCGACAGCCCCATCTGGTATCCCCCGGCAGTGGGGCCGGCCCTCGAAGTGCAACTGGCCTATAACCGCGTCGCCACCGCCCGCATGGCCACGTATAGCAACGTCAATTATTACGCCTTTGGTCCCAAATGGCAGTTCAACTTCGCCAGCTACCTCACCGAAACCCCGGAAAGCAATGTCTGGATCAACCTGCCGGGCGGTTTCGTCCAAATCTTCACCCCCACCAACAATACCTACGAGCCGTTCGATGTCTGGAACCAGAACCGACTATACCGTACCAATAATTACTTTGTCCTTGAATTTCATGGCAACCAGGAGCGCTGGTATTTCCAGACCGGCACCGATCTGGGCCAGCGCCTCGAACGCATCGAGGATCGTTACGGCCAGGCCGTCACCCTGCAATACGGCGGCGGTGCTGCCTGGCGGCTGACCAACTTGGTGGATGCCGTGGGCCGGTCGTTGGCGCTGGCGTATAGTGAGGCGGGGTTGGTCACCAATAACACCGTTGCTGGGCCGTTCCGCCCGGTTCGCGTACGATGCCCAATCCACCCTGACCAGTCTTACGGACATGGGCGGGCTCACCACCACCATTGCCTATAA
- a CDS encoding LamG-like jellyroll fold domain-containing protein → MMKICLHPSILFRMLALLLCAGLPGLHAADKPRIVQTNLTANIIERGPNHRVWERHTTTRFSDGRTQTRRGTVTELHTGLHRLEHGQWVENKPDIELLDHGAAARQSARQVTFAPNLNQPWAIDVQDGKGWHLKSHILGLALRDLKTDRSVMVATLADAIGELHPPNQILYRNALVGEGVRAHVQYTHTSSTFAQCVLLQEFSVNPADFGLDPATTRLECWTEMNPAQAPEKRIRPIKGQLDETLVFGALRIGPGRAFELGKGSPFFGGVPVYKVYEQFEGRNYLVEGVAYLDIKPLLAKLGKPRAALPQPAERQKLVTKGRVLPPVPKPGKLDGRIEIASLPLPATGLVLDYELVEGSLDELVLESGKTYWITAPVFVWNSTKIGGGAIIKYAVTNTACLQCWGVFECPKDPYQPAIFTVFNDCTVGETIDDSPIDGLSYNALSVDQWSTLLENLQFRYSQYTLHTAYGANVRNCQFQHCENALYPDYGGANCTYDNLLLYDVQNAFNGTEYHAVGRNLTINRCGTLTADWANPAYSSLALTNCILTYVTNLGDATLTTDHTATLETDAGVFQTVGAGSHYLLGSTYREAGTTDIPAWLLAELQKRTTYPPEVITSTEPYTTSQDLQPQAARDVSGLALGYHYLPLDYVFGGILLSNATITLSNGVVLGVYSPEDRAGLTLCDGASLYSQGSAAVPNRIVRYNTVQEQIVTNWMGGSFPASVAMTGAATLVANFTEWSVLERNAMHLAGVAGSTGSNFLASCQFLGGTVYSEQPVLYANNCLFNQTCLGLNDATTAFAAGFWNNTFLHGALWLTNGNSSTWSFYDNLFTTNDVLQSGNVDNNYNGYTADATRLSPSGNNDVVLAINNIPFQAGPLGRHYLPVNNSDITPLLNAGSATADALGLYHYTATYDQAKETNSVVDLGHHYVACTATITTFTNVWLEDALPNGVWYSSTTDDWGNWVTSPSPQSGSLAIQSANASGMHQLYFGGVAAPITLYTGDKLVVYVYPDPYSTPSTIMLQWLGIADWHRGYWGANNLWDPKTYLGNLPTAGQWNRLEIAAEQIGLVGNTINGLALTLNDGLATWDYAAIESTRLAFGGPVDTDNDALPDYIEDANGNGIWDGPAETNWRLADTDGDGLSDWEEIYYGTDPTNPDTDYDGVNDGQELMTDGTNPLEAGSVRLQRLGHWTFNSGTLKGEEGQTPWYTNGVTLYPSWNGNAVGIPRQTMFAGLVYHDREIVNGTNVNNINCRNGSVVFWFKPNWNSGTGGGPGTDARLLEMGGYGVTEGWWCVGLNWAGDSLGFAFGTNGQVTGGATVENLTWQSNHWYQIVVSYSPSASAIYINGQLAATGSGVDAWPSAAARASGGLRVGIDSSGGQSPDGQFEELQTFNYPLSATEIANLDTDGDGATDVWEVAHGTDPLNPDTDYDGVNDGQEVADGTDPADANSVHNVLMGRWKFDTYDFVGEQGQYPLTNNAVTIDSGVGGWGAILTGAVNGASYLAYSEYRSQAVPNLNCRRGTFLFWFKPFWASTNLDGVGPQTQGRLIEVGTYTNTAEIGNWQLALGPEGTNLFLLVQSNGQSQVVVDAPITFALTNWVQIALTYDANSSAIYTNGALAASSNGVPFWPPASVRAGGFRLGADAAGGNSPQGVLDELVTLNYPLSAQALAQWDTDGDGLPDVLEVMLGLDPCNTDTKSTGIPDGLKDYDNDGLPNCVDAYPMVPDTTLPEFVLNSPTPGTVY, encoded by the coding sequence ATGATGAAAATCTGCCTCCACCCTTCCATCCTCTTCCGTATGCTCGCGCTCCTGTTGTGTGCCGGCCTGCCCGGCCTGCACGCCGCGGACAAGCCACGGATTGTCCAAACCAACCTCACCGCCAACATCATTGAGCGTGGCCCGAACCATCGCGTGTGGGAACGCCACACCACCACCCGGTTCTCCGATGGCCGCACCCAGACCCGGCGCGGCACCGTCACCGAACTCCACACCGGCCTGCACCGGTTGGAGCATGGCCAGTGGGTCGAGAACAAGCCGGACATTGAACTGCTCGATCACGGTGCCGCGGCCCGGCAATCAGCGCGCCAAGTCACCTTTGCGCCCAACCTCAACCAACCCTGGGCCATTGACGTGCAGGATGGCAAAGGCTGGCATCTGAAGTCGCATATTCTGGGCCTGGCCTTGCGCGATCTCAAGACTGACCGCAGCGTGATGGTGGCCACCTTGGCGGATGCCATTGGCGAACTGCATCCGCCCAACCAAATCCTCTACCGCAATGCGCTGGTGGGCGAAGGCGTGCGTGCTCACGTGCAGTACACCCACACGTCATCCACGTTTGCCCAATGCGTGTTGCTTCAGGAATTTAGCGTCAATCCGGCGGACTTCGGCTTGGACCCCGCCACCACGCGCCTGGAATGCTGGACGGAAATGAATCCCGCCCAAGCCCCGGAGAAACGAATCCGCCCGATCAAAGGACAGTTGGATGAAACGCTGGTATTTGGCGCATTGCGGATTGGGCCGGGCCGGGCCTTTGAATTGGGCAAAGGCTCGCCTTTCTTTGGGGGCGTGCCGGTGTACAAGGTCTATGAACAATTTGAAGGCCGCAACTATCTGGTCGAGGGGGTTGCGTATCTTGATATAAAGCCGCTCTTGGCCAAATTAGGCAAACCCCGCGCGGCCCTGCCGCAACCTGCCGAGCGTCAAAAGTTGGTGACCAAAGGCCGAGTGTTGCCGCCGGTGCCAAAACCCGGCAAACTGGATGGCCGCATTGAAATCGCCAGCCTGCCGCTGCCCGCCACGGGTCTGGTGCTGGACTATGAATTGGTTGAGGGAAGCCTGGACGAACTTGTTTTGGAAAGCGGCAAGACCTACTGGATCACTGCCCCGGTGTTTGTCTGGAACTCGACCAAGATCGGCGGGGGCGCGATTATCAAATACGCCGTCACCAATACCGCCTGCCTGCAATGCTGGGGCGTGTTCGAATGCCCCAAAGACCCCTATCAACCCGCCATCTTCACCGTGTTCAATGATTGCACGGTGGGGGAGACCATTGACGATTCGCCCATAGACGGTCTCTCGTACAACGCCCTCTCGGTGGATCAATGGAGTACCCTGCTCGAAAACCTCCAGTTTCGTTACTCCCAGTACACCTTGCATACCGCCTATGGTGCCAACGTGCGCAACTGCCAATTCCAGCATTGCGAAAACGCGCTGTACCCCGACTATGGCGGCGCCAATTGTACCTACGACAACCTGCTGTTATATGACGTACAAAACGCGTTCAATGGCACCGAGTATCATGCCGTGGGCCGTAACCTCACCATCAACCGTTGCGGCACCCTCACGGCGGACTGGGCCAATCCCGCCTACAGTTCCCTGGCCTTGACCAACTGCATTTTAACCTATGTCACCAACTTGGGGGACGCAACACTCACTACCGATCACACCGCCACCCTGGAAACCGACGCCGGCGTTTTCCAAACCGTTGGTGCGGGCAGCCATTACCTGCTTGGCAGTACCTATCGCGAAGCAGGCACAACCGACATCCCCGCGTGGTTGCTGGCTGAATTGCAGAAACGTACCACCTATCCGCCCGAGGTGATTACATCCACCGAACCGTACACCACTTCTCAGGATCTTCAACCTCAAGCAGCACGCGACGTCTCCGGATTGGCGCTGGGCTATCATTACCTGCCGCTCGACTATGTCTTTGGCGGAATCTTGCTCAGCAACGCCACCATTACCCTCAGCAATGGCGTGGTGTTGGGCGTTTACTCACCAGAGGACCGGGCCGGCTTGACCTTGTGCGATGGTGCCAGTCTGTATAGCCAGGGCAGCGCCGCTGTCCCCAACCGAATCGTGCGTTACAACACCGTGCAGGAACAAATCGTCACCAATTGGATGGGTGGCTCGTTCCCAGCCAGCGTGGCGATGACCGGAGCGGCAACGCTAGTGGCTAATTTTACCGAATGGTCAGTGCTGGAAAGGAATGCCATGCATCTGGCGGGCGTGGCCGGTAGCACGGGCTCGAACTTTCTGGCTTCCTGCCAATTCCTGGGCGGCACGGTTTATTCGGAACAACCAGTGCTGTACGCCAATAATTGTCTATTCAACCAAACCTGCCTGGGACTCAACGATGCAACCACCGCGTTCGCGGCCGGGTTCTGGAATAACACCTTTTTGCATGGTGCCTTGTGGCTAACCAATGGCAACAGTAGCACTTGGTCCTTTTACGATAATCTGTTCACCACCAATGACGTCCTCCAAAGTGGCAACGTGGATAACAATTATAACGGCTACACCGCCGATGCCACTCGCCTCAGCCCCTCAGGCAATAACGACGTGGTCTTGGCAATCAACAACATTCCCTTCCAAGCCGGTCCGCTGGGAAGGCACTATCTGCCCGTCAACAACAGCGACATCACGCCGTTGCTGAACGCTGGCAGTGCCACAGCGGATGCGCTGGGCCTCTACCATTACACCGCCACCTATGATCAAGCCAAGGAAACCAATTCCGTGGTGGACTTAGGCCATCATTATGTGGCCTGCACGGCCACCATTACTACTTTCACCAATGTGTGGCTGGAGGACGCTTTGCCTAATGGAGTCTGGTACAGCTCAACTACGGATGATTGGGGCAACTGGGTCACCAGCCCGTCGCCGCAATCCGGCAGCCTGGCGATCCAATCCGCCAATGCTAGCGGCATGCATCAACTCTACTTTGGCGGGGTAGCCGCTCCAATTACCCTCTATACCGGTGACAAACTCGTCGTCTATGTGTATCCTGACCCCTACAGCACCCCCTCTACGATTATGCTGCAATGGTTGGGAATTGCAGACTGGCATCGCGGCTACTGGGGGGCGAACAACCTCTGGGACCCCAAGACCTATCTGGGTAACTTGCCGACGGCGGGGCAATGGAACCGGCTCGAAATTGCGGCAGAACAAATCGGGCTGGTGGGAAACACCATCAACGGGCTGGCCCTGACGCTTAACGACGGGCTGGCCACTTGGGATTACGCCGCCATTGAAAGTACGCGCTTGGCCTTTGGCGGGCCGGTGGATACGGATAACGATGCTTTGCCGGACTACATCGAGGATGCCAATGGCAATGGAATCTGGGATGGTCCGGCGGAGACCAACTGGCGGTTGGCGGATACGGATGGTGACGGACTCTCCGATTGGGAAGAAATCTATTACGGGACCGACCCCACCAATCCCGATACCGATTATGATGGGGTTAATGACGGTCAGGAACTGATGACTGATGGCACCAACCCACTCGAAGCTGGCAGTGTCAGACTCCAACGGCTGGGGCATTGGACCTTTAATAGCGGCACGCTGAAAGGCGAGGAAGGCCAGACGCCCTGGTACACCAACGGGGTGACGCTGTATCCCAGTTGGAACGGCAACGCGGTGGGGATACCGCGCCAAACCATGTTTGCCGGGTTGGTGTATCATGACCGGGAAATCGTCAACGGCACGAATGTCAACAACATCAATTGCCGGAATGGCAGCGTCGTCTTCTGGTTCAAGCCTAATTGGAATTCTGGAACCGGAGGCGGACCGGGAACCGACGCCCGGCTACTGGAAATGGGTGGTTACGGAGTGACCGAAGGCTGGTGGTGCGTGGGGCTGAACTGGGCGGGTGACAGTTTGGGCTTTGCGTTTGGCACCAATGGGCAGGTGACTGGCGGTGCAACAGTGGAGAATCTCACGTGGCAATCCAACCATTGGTACCAGATCGTGGTTTCCTATAGCCCATCGGCCTCGGCGATCTATATCAATGGCCAGTTGGCGGCCACGGGTTCTGGGGTGGATGCCTGGCCGTCGGCGGCGGCGCGCGCCTCCGGCGGGTTGCGGGTGGGCATTGACTCCTCTGGCGGACAATCACCGGATGGCCAGTTCGAGGAACTTCAAACCTTCAATTATCCGCTGAGCGCCACGGAGATTGCCAATCTCGACACAGATGGGGATGGTGCGACTGACGTGTGGGAAGTGGCGCATGGGACGGACCCGTTAAATCCTGATACCGATTACGATGGCGTTAATGATGGTCAGGAAGTGGCCGATGGCACCGATCCAGCCGATGCCAATAGCGTCCATAATGTGCTGATGGGCCGGTGGAAGTTTGATACCTATGATTTTGTTGGCGAGCAGGGCCAGTATCCGCTCACCAACAACGCGGTGACGATTGATAGCGGGGTCGGCGGCTGGGGTGCCATCCTGACCGGGGCCGTGAATGGTGCGAGCTACCTGGCATACTCGGAATACCGCAGCCAAGCCGTGCCCAATCTGAACTGCCGCCGGGGCACGTTCCTGTTCTGGTTCAAACCATTTTGGGCCAGCACTAATCTGGACGGCGTCGGACCGCAAACCCAGGGTCGCCTGATTGAAGTGGGCACCTACACGAACACCGCCGAAATTGGCAACTGGCAGCTTGCGCTCGGACCGGAAGGCACCAACCTGTTCCTGCTGGTGCAATCCAACGGGCAAAGCCAGGTGGTGGTGGATGCCCCCATCACGTTTGCACTCACCAATTGGGTTCAAATCGCACTTACCTATGATGCCAACAGTTCGGCGATCTATACCAACGGCGCGTTGGCGGCCAGTAGCAACGGCGTGCCTTTCTGGCCCCCGGCCAGTGTGCGGGCCGGCGGCTTTCGGCTGGGGGCTGATGCCGCCGGAGGCAACAGTCCGCAAGGTGTGCTGGATGAGTTGGTAACCCTGAATTACCCGCTCTCGGCCCAAGCCCTGGCACAGTGGGATACCGATGGCGATGGGCTGCCCGATGTCTTGGAGGTGATGCTGGGACTTGACCCTTGCAACACGGATACCAAATCTACCGGCATTCCCGATGGTCTCAAGGACTATGACAATGATGGCTTGCCCAATTGCGTGGACGCGTATCCCATGGTGCCGGATACCACCCTGCCGGAATTTGTTTTAAACAGCCCGACCCCCGGCACCGTATATTAA